In Phragmites australis chromosome 17, lpPhrAust1.1, whole genome shotgun sequence, the following are encoded in one genomic region:
- the LOC133896581 gene encoding 1-aminocyclopropane-1-carboxylate oxidase 1-like: MASALSFPIIDMGMLGGEEGPAAMELLRDACENWGFFEILNHGISTELMDEVEKLTKEHYKRVREQRFLEFASRALKDGCDAQGVKADDLDWESTFFVRHLPESNIAEIADLDDEYRRAMKRFAGELETLAERLLDLLCENLGLEKGYLARAFRGPSGAPTFGTKVSSYPPCPRPDLVKGLRAHTDAGGIILLFQDDRVGGLQLLKDGEWVDVPPLRHSIVVNLGDQLEVITNGRYKSVMHRVVAQADGNRMSIASFYNPGGDAVIYPAPALVKAEEAARAYPRFVFEDYMALYVRHKFEAKEPRFEAFKSMETESSKRIAIA, from the exons ATGGCTTCGGCATTGTCATTCCCAATCATCGACATGGGGATGCTCGGTGGGGAGGAGGGGCCGGCGGCGATGGAGCTGCTGCGTGATGCATGCGAGAACTGGGGATTCTTTGAG ATTCTGAACCACGGCATCTCAACGGAGCTGATGGACGAGGTGGAGAAGCTGACCAAGGAACACTACAAGCGGGTGCGGGAGCAGAGGTTCCTCGAGTTCGCGAGCAGGGCGCTCAAGGACGGCTGCGACGCGCAGGGCGTCAAGGCGGATGACCTGGACTGGGAGAGCACCTTCTTCGTCCGCCACCTCCCGGAGTCCAACATCGCCGAGATTGCCGACCTCGACGACGAGTACAGGCGCGCGATGAAGCGTTTCGCCGGCGAGCTGGAGACGCTGGCGGAGCGGCTGCTGGACCTGCTGTGCGAGAACCTGGGCCTTGAGAAGGGGTACCTTGCGCGGGCCTTCCGCGGGCCCAGCGGCGCCCCGACGTTCGGCACCAAGGTCAGCAGCTACCCGCCGTGCCCGCGCCCGGACCTCGTGAAGGGCCTGCGCGCCCACACCGACGCCGGCGGCATCATCCTGCTGTTCCAGGACGACCGTGTCGGCGGGCTTCAGCTGCTCAAGGACGGCGAGTGGGTGGACGTGCCGCCCCTGCGCCACTCCATCGTGGTCAACCTGGGCGACCAGCTGGAGGTGATCACCAACGGCAGGTACAAAAGCGTGATGCACCGGGTGGTGGCGCAGGCCGACGGGAACAGGATGTCCATCGCGTCGTTCTACAACCCGGGCGGCGACGCGGTCATCTACCCCGCGCCGGCGCTGGTGAAGGCCGAGGAGGCCGCGAGGGCGTACCCCAGGTTCGTGTTCGAGGATTACATGGCGCTGTACGTGCGGCACAAGTTCGAGGCCAAGGAGCCCCGGTTCGAGGCCTTCAAGTCCATGGAGACCGAGAGCTCCAAACGCATCGCCATCGCGTAA